The DNA sequence ATCCGGAGCTCGTTGCATTGCAAAAGGAATTAAATATGAGTGCTTTTGTGGTAGCTAACATCGATAAATTGGACAATGACGTTATTGCATTACTTCAGCACAAAGCAAATGCCATCATTAAAACTTGGAGAAATAACAAATATCAGTATTTGCAAGTAATGAAATCCCAATCTGGCATCTTCTCTCAACCATATATTGTAGAGTCTGTAGATGCCCCACCTTTTTTTAGATTAATATAAAAAAGGAGACTTCTCATGAATATGAAACAAAAGCGTATTTTGCAGCAGGAATGCATACAGTTTTTTTATAAAAACGAGAACAGCTACGAAACTGCAAACAGCCTTGCTACAAGGTTAGGGAGAATGGAAAGCCAAGTGAAAGCGACATTACAACACCTCGTTTTATCGTCCCACTTGAAAGAGAGAAAAGTAGGATCTCATCATGTATATTTTTTAAATACGGAAAAAGACACCTATAAACATGAATTTTCTGAAACGGAAGAAAGTAAATTCTCATTAATAATTGAAAAGGTTCAAAAATTAGACATACTTAGCCAAAGGGAAAAAGAGGTAATCATTCACATATGTAAAGGCTTAGATAACGCGAGTATTGGAGAAAGTTTAGGTATAAGTCCCCATACAGTAAAAAATCATATTAGCAACATTTATCAAAAATTAAATGTAAAAGACCGCTTACAGCTTATAAAAGACCTTTACCATTAAAAGTAAAGGCAAACAGGGACGGTTCGGAACCAGTGAAAAAGTACTTACCCTTTAAGTAAAGACTAATAAATATAAGGTTATTTGAATATAGAGGTTGATGAGACCTATGCAAACTCGCTTTCCGCGGGCGGCTGGTAAGCCTCCTCTATGCTATGCATCTGCGGGGTCTTACCTCTGCCTTTGCTCCCGCAGGAGTCTAGCTTGCTCCGGTCTCATCAACCTTTTCTATAATTAGATATATTGAATATTAATACAATAAAATATCAAGATTTCTACTTTTTCAGTGGTCTCGGACGGTTCTCATTAGCCAGCTTGGCTAATGAGAACCGTCCCTCTTCGTCCTAATAGGTTACTCTTCCTATTTGCTTCAAGTCATACGAAAGGTAATAGGAAGCGCTGGGGATTGTCAGACAGCGAAGATAATAGGAAAATTGAATGAGAAAAAGCTATTGGAAAGGTGTTTTAAAATGGAGTCCTCACAAGATTTTTATCACTTATTTCAGCCCATTATCAATACTAATTTCCCTGAAAAACCTATTGGATATGAAGCATTTATTAGAAACAGACATGAAAAAAATCCTCTCAAAATTTTTGAAAAAGCTAGAAAAAATAACTCGCTTTTAGAAATAGATCTTCATTCGATAAACTGTGCATTAAAATATGCAGATAGCAGTAACTCCGCTTACCATCTATTTATCAATATTTTTCCATCTACTCTAGTAAGCGATGCATTCCTAGCGTTACTTGATAAAATAGTAAATAAACCAGTGATTTTAGAAATAAATGAAGCAAATGAAGAAACTACAATATGGAATAACCCATTACTAAAGAAAAACATCCTCTTGCTACAGGAACATAATATCAAATGGGCTCTTGATGATGTAGGAACTGGCCAAGCTTCTATACAGCGAATATTTGAATATCAACCTAACTACATAAAACTCGATAAATATTTTTCCAATGAGTTAAGTGCTAGAAAAGAAAAGCAAAAAGTAGTTACTTTCTTCGTTGATTTAACTAAATATATGGGTTCACATTTCATTTTGGAGGGCATTGAGAAGGAAACAGACCTTAAAATTGCAAAAGAGCTAGGTGTTAGGAATGTACAAGGATTTTTATTTGGTAAACCGCAAAAAGAAATAAGTCATCCTAGGAGTGATTGTTGTGCATCAAAAGTTAACTAACAACATGAAAAAAGTCAAATTTGGATTGAGAAGTAAAATGGCGCTTGCAATCATCGTTAGCTTAGTCATTAGTACCCCTATTTCAGCCATAATCAATAACTTTATCGACTTAGTGTACGATGGTAACTTAACTTTGATCGTAGATTCGATCGTTAGTCTATTAGTTACAACATGCATCATTTCAATATTTATACGATTTTTAGTACTCTCCCCTCTGCATAAAATTATTAATGAATTAGTATTGGTTTCAAAGGGAGATCTCACAAGGTCGATTCCTACTTCATCTAAAGATGAAATAGGTCAGCTTTCATCATTATTTAATCAAATGACAAGTAATCTTCGTGAGCTATTAAACAATATCATTACAACTTCTGAACAACTAGCGAATGCAGCAGAGCAGCTAAATGCTAATACGGAAGAAACAGCAACAACAACCACTACTATCGCATCATCACTTGAACAAGTTTTAACTGGCGTAGAAAATCAACAACATAAAATAAGTGATTCAGTTACAACAGTGAAGGACAATTATGAAAAAATGG is a window from the Evansella cellulosilytica DSM 2522 genome containing:
- a CDS encoding helix-turn-helix domain-containing protein, coding for MNMKQKRILQQECIQFFYKNENSYETANSLATRLGRMESQVKATLQHLVLSSHLKERKVGSHHVYFLNTEKDTYKHEFSETEESKFSLIIEKVQKLDILSQREKEVIIHICKGLDNASIGESLGISPHTVKNHISNIYQKLNVKDRLQLIKDLYH
- a CDS encoding EAL domain-containing protein → MLQVIRKVIGSAGDCQTAKIIGKLNEKKLLERCFKMESSQDFYHLFQPIINTNFPEKPIGYEAFIRNRHEKNPLKIFEKARKNNSLLEIDLHSINCALKYADSSNSAYHLFINIFPSTLVSDAFLALLDKIVNKPVILEINEANEETTIWNNPLLKKNILLLQEHNIKWALDDVGTGQASIQRIFEYQPNYIKLDKYFSNELSARKEKQKVVTFFVDLTKYMGSHFILEGIEKETDLKIAKELGVRNVQGFLFGKPQKEISHPRSDCCASKVN